A genomic stretch from Sinorhizobium terangae includes:
- a CDS encoding DMT family transporter yields MTDLTLPRIATAHNRVSYGLTLMVIAVLISPLIDIFAKLAIATVPSAEITAVRFLLQVVFILPVVLVRRTLLDLTWKKSALHALRGGLLVLTMLSFITTLKVMEVADAIAIFFVEPIILTILGSIFLKETIGWRRYTACAVGFFGALLVIQPSMKEVGLIALLPIVSAFGLAVFLLVTRMVAQNEDPWSMQFHAGIWGGLFCLALLSLGEGSGSSVFDPVWPEGNAWLYLLGVGVAATISGVLGVYAYRAALASVLAPLQYLEIVSATIFGWLVFGDLPDALKWLGIAIIIGSGLYIIWRERRVEKTASIAPVSPAI; encoded by the coding sequence ATGACCGACCTCACCCTGCCCAGAATCGCCACCGCTCATAATCGCGTTTCCTATGGCCTGACGCTGATGGTCATCGCCGTTCTGATTTCGCCGCTGATCGACATTTTCGCCAAGCTTGCTATCGCCACGGTACCCTCGGCCGAGATCACCGCCGTCCGTTTCCTGCTGCAGGTCGTCTTCATCCTGCCGGTCGTGCTCGTCCGCCGCACGCTCCTCGACCTCACCTGGAAGAAGAGCGCGCTGCATGCCCTTCGCGGCGGGCTTCTGGTGCTGACCATGCTCTCCTTCATCACCACGCTGAAGGTGATGGAAGTGGCCGACGCGATCGCAATCTTCTTCGTCGAGCCGATCATCCTCACCATTCTCGGTAGCATCTTCCTCAAGGAAACGATCGGCTGGAGGCGCTACACCGCCTGCGCCGTCGGCTTCTTCGGTGCGTTGCTCGTCATCCAGCCGAGCATGAAGGAAGTCGGCCTGATCGCGCTTCTGCCGATCGTCTCCGCCTTCGGACTCGCCGTCTTCCTGCTCGTCACGCGCATGGTCGCGCAGAACGAGGACCCCTGGTCGATGCAGTTCCACGCGGGTATCTGGGGCGGCCTCTTCTGCCTCGCCCTGCTCTCGCTGGGCGAAGGCAGCGGCTCGAGCGTGTTCGATCCCGTCTGGCCCGAGGGCAACGCGTGGCTCTACCTGCTTGGCGTCGGCGTCGCGGCGACGATCTCGGGCGTGCTCGGTGTCTATGCCTATCGCGCCGCCCTGGCCTCGGTGCTCGCGCCGCTGCAATATCTCGAAATTGTGTCGGCGACGATCTTCGGCTGGCTGGTCTTCGGCGATCTGCCGGACGCGCTGAAGTGGCTCGGCATCGCGATCATTATCGGCTCGGGCCTCTATATTATCTGGCGCGAGCGCAGGGTTGAGAAGACCGCAAGCATCGCGCCCGTCTCGCCGGCGATCTGA
- a CDS encoding alpha/beta fold hydrolase: MFGQVRTHQSPTGAALGWRHFAASTGPHGILIVSHGLAEHSGRYARFAEAMAKHGFHVYAHDHRGHGESRAPDAPLATFGHRDGAAKVIADVRAMRDVAAADHPGLPIILFGHSMGGLIALNAAETDPKLYDALAVWNSNFRPGLAGRGGQAILAIERMLKGSDVPSPLLTKLTFGAWSKAIADRKTDFDWLSRDEDEVAKYVADPLCGFDATVSLWIDVFKFAFAGARSDRLARLPADLPVHLVGGSADPSTFNGAAIRWLGERMKARGMTDVTITIHDGMRHETLNEIGREQATEDFVAWCLKAVDRKRRRDGRP, encoded by the coding sequence ATGTTCGGGCAGGTGAGGACGCATCAAAGCCCGACGGGTGCTGCGCTCGGCTGGCGCCACTTCGCGGCCTCGACCGGGCCGCACGGAATCCTCATTGTCAGCCATGGGCTTGCCGAGCATTCCGGCCGCTATGCGCGTTTCGCCGAGGCGATGGCCAAACATGGGTTCCATGTCTATGCGCACGACCATCGCGGCCATGGCGAAAGCCGCGCACCGGATGCCCCGCTTGCGACCTTTGGCCACCGCGACGGGGCGGCCAAGGTGATCGCGGACGTCCGGGCGATGCGGGACGTGGCCGCCGCCGATCATCCGGGCCTGCCGATTATCCTCTTCGGCCATTCGATGGGCGGCCTCATCGCGCTCAACGCCGCAGAAACCGATCCTAAGCTTTACGACGCTCTCGCCGTCTGGAACTCCAATTTCCGTCCGGGTCTCGCCGGCCGGGGCGGCCAGGCGATACTGGCGATCGAGAGAATGCTCAAAGGTTCGGACGTGCCGAGCCCGCTGCTGACGAAGCTCACATTCGGCGCCTGGAGCAAGGCGATTGCCGATCGAAAGACCGATTTCGACTGGCTGTCGCGCGATGAAGACGAAGTCGCCAAATACGTGGCCGATCCGCTCTGTGGTTTCGATGCGACGGTGTCGCTTTGGATCGACGTGTTCAAATTCGCCTTCGCCGGCGCCCGCTCGGACCGGCTGGCGCGGTTGCCCGCCGACCTGCCGGTCCATCTCGTCGGCGGCAGCGCGGATCCTTCGACGTTCAACGGCGCCGCCATTCGCTGGCTCGGCGAACGAATGAAGGCACGCGGCATGACCGACGTGACCATTACCATCCATGACGGCATGCGCCACGAAACACTCAACGAGATCGGCCGGGAGCAGGCAACCGAAGACTTCGTCGCCTGGTGCCTGAAGGCGGTCGACCGGAAGCGCCGACGAGACGGAAGACCATGA
- a CDS encoding ribonuclease T2, with translation MRTRVKANLARVATLMLGLGLSSFAAAEEVSTQEAAEVAGSGKTQYVLAVSWQPGFCETRPTRNECADQTADRFDATHFSLHGLWPLKKSYCGVEAELKARDRKGDWLDLPKLAMAEETAARLLVAMPGVKSGLDRHQWLQSGTCQTAKAEDYFRLQLRLLDELNSSAVQALFADKLGSEIDENEIKHAFDQSFGAGAGDRVRMRCQTVNGRSVITGLTIGLAGDLSGKAGLGSLIQAAGTTEFKCAKGIAAAAGHG, from the coding sequence ATGCGGACGAGGGTGAAAGCGAATCTTGCGAGAGTTGCAACGCTCATGCTGGGGCTGGGACTGTCGTCCTTCGCCGCCGCCGAGGAAGTATCGACGCAGGAAGCCGCGGAAGTGGCAGGCTCCGGCAAGACGCAATATGTGCTGGCGGTCAGCTGGCAACCGGGATTTTGCGAGACGCGGCCGACCCGCAACGAATGCGCGGATCAGACGGCCGATCGTTTTGATGCGACACACTTCTCGCTTCACGGCCTCTGGCCGCTGAAGAAAAGCTACTGCGGCGTCGAGGCGGAGCTCAAGGCGCGCGATCGAAAAGGTGATTGGCTGGACCTGCCGAAGCTTGCCATGGCCGAGGAGACCGCTGCGCGCCTGCTCGTTGCCATGCCGGGGGTCAAGTCCGGCCTCGATCGCCACCAGTGGCTGCAGAGCGGCACGTGCCAGACGGCAAAGGCGGAAGATTATTTCAGGCTGCAACTGCGCCTTCTCGATGAATTGAACAGTTCCGCGGTGCAGGCCCTCTTTGCCGACAAACTCGGATCCGAGATTGACGAAAACGAGATCAAGCACGCCTTCGACCAGAGCTTCGGGGCAGGGGCCGGGGACCGGGTGCGCATGCGCTGCCAGACTGTCAACGGCCGCAGCGTCATAACCGGCCTCACCATCGGACTTGCCGGCGACCTTTCGGGCAAGGCCGGCCTCGGTAGCCTCATCCAGGCGGCCGGGACGACCGAGTTCAAATGCGCCAAAGGGATCGCCGCCGCCGCCGGGCATGGTTGA
- a CDS encoding thiamine pyrophosphate-binding protein, whose translation MKTGGQLVVEALVANGVRRISCVPGESYLAVLDALHDTDIDVIVCRQEGGAAMMADCWGRLTGEPGVCMVTRGPGATNASAGLHVARQDSIPMILFVGQVQRDAREREAFQEIEYRRAFTEVAKWVGEIDDPARIPEFVTRAFAVATSGRPGPVVLTLPEDMLTDSTEATLARAYQPVESHPGRSQIARFEELLATAKRPIAILGGTRWSAESVAEFQRFAERWRLPVGCSFRRQMLFDHLNPVYAGDVGIGINPALAKEIKEADLVLLVGGRFSEMPSSGYTLLDVPYPRQTLVHVHPDPAELGRVYRPDLAIAACPRDFVAALGNVRPAGEPAWSARTAAMHESYLKWSTPPEKGPGDVQMGPIMNWIEANTAPDTIFTNGAGNYATWLHRFHRFRRYGTQAAPASGSMGYGLPAAVAAKQLHPEREVVCFAGDGCFLMHGQEFATAIRYQLPIIVLVINNGIYGTIRMHQEREYPGRVSATDLTNPDFAALARAYGGHGETVVRTEEFADAFLRARASGKPAIVEIKLDPEAITPTRTLTEIRNG comes from the coding sequence ATGAAAACGGGTGGTCAGCTGGTTGTCGAGGCCCTGGTGGCAAATGGCGTCAGGCGCATCTCGTGCGTGCCGGGGGAGAGCTATCTGGCGGTTCTGGATGCGCTGCACGACACCGACATCGACGTCATCGTCTGCCGGCAGGAAGGCGGCGCGGCGATGATGGCGGATTGCTGGGGACGACTCACCGGCGAGCCGGGCGTCTGCATGGTGACGCGCGGCCCCGGCGCCACCAACGCCTCCGCCGGCCTTCATGTCGCCAGGCAGGATTCGATTCCGATGATCCTCTTCGTCGGCCAGGTGCAGCGCGACGCGCGCGAGCGCGAGGCCTTCCAGGAGATCGAATATCGCCGCGCCTTTACCGAGGTCGCGAAATGGGTGGGAGAAATAGACGATCCAGCCCGCATCCCGGAATTCGTGACCCGCGCCTTCGCCGTCGCGACGTCCGGCCGGCCGGGCCCGGTGGTGCTGACGCTCCCGGAGGACATGCTGACCGATAGCACCGAGGCCACTCTGGCCCGCGCCTACCAGCCGGTCGAAAGCCATCCTGGCCGGAGCCAGATCGCCCGGTTTGAGGAACTGCTTGCCACAGCCAAACGACCGATCGCCATTCTTGGCGGCACGCGCTGGTCTGCCGAAAGCGTGGCTGAGTTTCAGCGCTTTGCCGAGCGCTGGAGATTGCCCGTCGGCTGCTCCTTCCGCCGCCAGATGCTCTTCGATCACCTTAATCCGGTTTACGCCGGCGATGTCGGCATCGGCATCAATCCCGCGCTTGCGAAGGAAATCAAGGAGGCCGATCTCGTCCTGCTCGTCGGCGGCCGTTTTTCCGAGATGCCCTCTTCCGGCTACACGCTGCTCGACGTCCCCTACCCCAGGCAGACGCTGGTCCATGTCCATCCCGATCCCGCCGAGCTCGGCCGCGTCTACCGCCCGGATCTGGCGATCGCCGCGTGCCCGCGCGATTTCGTGGCGGCGCTCGGCAACGTCAGGCCTGCGGGCGAACCCGCGTGGTCCGCTCGTACCGCCGCAATGCACGAATCCTACCTCAAATGGTCGACGCCGCCCGAGAAGGGGCCCGGCGACGTGCAGATGGGGCCGATCATGAACTGGATCGAGGCGAACACCGCGCCGGACACGATCTTCACCAACGGCGCCGGCAACTACGCCACCTGGTTGCACCGCTTCCACCGCTTCCGCCGTTACGGAACCCAGGCCGCCCCTGCATCAGGCTCGATGGGCTACGGCCTGCCGGCAGCCGTCGCGGCCAAGCAACTCCACCCGGAGCGCGAAGTCGTCTGCTTTGCCGGCGACGGCTGCTTCCTCATGCACGGGCAGGAGTTCGCGACCGCCATCCGCTACCAGCTGCCGATCATCGTGCTCGTCATCAACAATGGCATCTACGGCACGATCCGCATGCACCAGGAGCGCGAGTATCCCGGCCGCGTCAGCGCGACGGACCTTACCAACCCGGATTTTGCAGCACTCGCGCGCGCCTATGGCGGCCACGGCGAAACCGTGGTGCGAACCGAAGAATTCGCAGACGCATTCCTCCGAGCACGCGCCAGCGGCAAGCCCGCCATCGTCGAAATCAAGCTCGACCCGGAAGCGATCAC